The sequence ATGTaaagcgttcttcgtttgtggaaagagagtcggaccgaaatgcagcgtagtggttactcatgtctttaatgaaaggaaaaaagcgatacatgaaataactatacaaatacgaaaacaacaaacggaacgtgaaacctattacagcctatctggtgaaactacacagagacaggaacaatcacccacaaaatacacagcgaaaccaggctacctaaatacggttcccaatcagagacaacgagaatcacctgactctgattgagaaccgcctcaggcagccaagcccatacaacacccctactcagccgcaatcccaataatacaaaaccccaatacgaaatagaACAACATAAactcatgtcacaccctggcctgacaaaaaatataacaaaaacacaaaatacaatgaccaaggcgtgacagaacccacccccctaaggtgcggactcccggacgcacctcaaaaccacagggagggtccgggtgggcgtctgtccatggtggcggttccggctcgggacgtggaccccactccattaatgtcctagttcctccccttcgcgtcctgggataatccaccctcgccgccgaccatggcctaatagtcctcacccagaaccccacagaactgaggggcatctcgtgactgaggggcatctcgtgactgaggggcatctcgtgactgaggggcatctcgtgactgaggggcatctcgtgactgaggggcatctcgtgactgaggggcagctcggggctgaggggcagcccagtactgagaggaagctcaggcaggtagtaggctccggtagatcctggctggctggcggatctggaagattctggttgactagcagatctggaagagactggttgactggcagatctggaagagactggttgactggcagatctggaagagactggttgactggcagatctggaagagactggttgactggcagatctggaagagactggttgactggcagatctggaagagactggttgactggcagatctggaagagactggttgactggcagatctggaagagactggttgactggcagatctggaagagactggttgactggcagatctggaagatcctggctgactggcggatcctggctgactggcggatcctggctgactggcggatcctggctgactggcggatcctggctgactggcggatcctggctgactggcggatcctggccgactggcggatcctggccgactggcggatcctggctgactggcggatcctggccgactggctcttctggcggatcctggcagactggtgaatacaggctgactggtggatctaactgatcctgacagactggcggcgctgggcagactggcggcgctgggcagactggcggcgctgggcagactggcggcgctgggtagactggcgacgctgggcagactggcggcactggcggcgctgggcaggcgggagactccggcagcgcagtacaggagaaaggctctggctgcgctaaacaggcgggagactccagcagcgcaggagaggagaaaagcgctggctgcgctgaacaggcgaggcgcactgaaggcctggtgcgtggtgctggaactggtgctacaggattgaggacacgtacaggaagcctggtgcggggagctgctaccggaggactggtgtgtggaggtggctctggatagaccggaccgtgcaggcgcactggagctcttgagcaccgagcctgcccaagcttacctggctcgatgcccactctagcccggccaataggaagggctggtatgtgccgcacccgGGCTATGCACCCACACTGGAatcaccgtgcgctccatagcataacacggtgcctgcccggtctctctagcccaatgGTGAGCACAgagagtttgcgcaggtctcctacctggcatagccatactcccttttagcccccccccccaataatgttttggggctgcttttcgggcttccaaccACGTCGCCGTGCTGcttcctcataccagcgcctctccgctttagccgcctctatttcttccttgggacggcgatattctccaggctgagcccagggtcctttcccgtctaattcctcctcccatgtccaattctccaagtggtgtagcctctcccactgcaactgctcttcacgattaacagggagagtttgctcaggtctgaaccctgactcagccactcactctctgcgccctcccccaataaatatttgggggttactttcggttttcACTCTGCGCCGACGTGTCTTTCTTtttgactccattcgcctatagccctcttcgcactgctccagcgaatcccaggcgggcacctgcactctctctgggtcggccgcccacctgtcgatttcttcccacgtcgtatactccatgcctctgctatCCATAAtgtcctcccttcgctgttcaagctgtcgctgcctgtttacacgctgctcggtccgagtgtggtgggtgattctgtaatggcgttcttcgtttgtggaaagagagtcggaccgaaatgcagcgtagtggttactcatgtctttaatgaaaggaaaaaagcgatacatgaaataactatacaaatacgaaaacaacaaacagaacgtgaaacctattacagcctatctggtgaaacgacacagagacaggaacaatcacccacaaaatacacagcgaaaccaggctacctaaagacggttcccaatcagagacaacgagaatcacctgactctgattgagaaccgcctcaggcagccaagcccatacaacacccgtactcagccgcaatcccaataatacaaaaaccccaatacgaaatacaacaacataaacccatgtcacaccctggcctgaccaaaaatataacgaaaacacaaaatacaatgaccaaggcgtgacagataaGCAGTATATTACATTTAAGAACATATGTATTCTGTACAATAATTTAGTGTATAATATATATCAGATTATACAATAATCTAATGAAATAAGCATATATACTGCATGTATGTTTGTATCAATATTTGACATAGATGCTGCAGTTATTAAAGAAAGGGTGAAATCAGCCCCTGCAAAGAAAGGTAAAAATATTTTCAAATCTGTGGTTAATATGTAATTTGATAGTGCTTGATCGAGGCTGAAAGTCACTATTTTACTGAGAAGCTGAATTTAGCAGTGAGAAGACCAAACCAGCTCTTGCAAAGAAATAAAGAAATGGCTCAATTATTTAGATTAATTTTGTGTCTTCTCCAATGATTGTTTTAGAAGCTGACATTCACAAAGAAAACGCCAAAGCAGCTTCATCAAAGAAAGGTATGGATAACTTTTTCTTTAGACTTGAAACAAAAAACGCTAGTCTTACTACTAAATAGATGTCTTCCACAGAGTGTGCTTCATTTCTCTCTCAACCAAATACTCAGTATGGGTTTGAATCAATTGCAGTTCGAACCTTTGCTGTATATGTTATCATTCTTGTTTGATTAGTGTCCAAGGAAACTAAGGAACAAGCCATACCAGAGCCTTCAAAAGAAGGTACAGATAGGATATTTTTTCTGGCTTCAAAATGTACAATGGCGTAATTATTGAGATTCATGTTGTGTCTTGTCCAATGCTTGTATTAGACagtgaaggtcccaaagaacagaCCAAAGCAGCTTCATCAAAGAAAGGTGCAAAGTATTCTTTGTGTACCACAGAACCCATTTTTGCATTACTGAGCCAAGCCAGCCTACAGTATACTGGGCTGGCCTAGATACTCATCAACCATAGCTGCTGGAATTGtgctggaaaggacaatgtgaaaatAAAATATCTCAATGAGCAAAGTTCAGTTTGGCTTGGCCTGATAGTCTGAATCAGGTAAGACTGTTTTGTATGATAGAAGGTATACTTCATGAAATGTGTTGTTCTGATTTAGATGCTGAAGCAAAAGAAAAGGCCAAATTAACTCCAGAAAAGAAAGGTATGAAATGATTTTTTAATTGGTAATTTTCCACTTATTCAAATAATAAGTAGGCAGCCTGTGTCCATTTTATGCTATTTATAAAACATTCAATAAGTTATTATTGTAAGGACTGTTGTACGTGAACTTAGAAGCTGAAGTTTCCAAAGAAAAAGCCAAAGTAACTCCTTCAAATGAAGGTAACAGAATGTATTGATTTTTATCACTAccaatataatattttttttatacatttatttcaccaggcaattcagttaagaacaaattcttattatcaatgacggcctaggaacagtgggttaactgcctgttcaggggcagaacgacagatttgcaccttgtcagctcgggggttttgaacttgcaatcttccggttactagtccaacactctaaccactaggctaccctgccgcccagtaCATAATCTCGGAGAAAAAAATGTATCCTTCTATATTCATAGAGAAACACAATTATGTTGCTTTTGATTCAGATGCTGCAGTTATTAAAGAAAAGGTCAAATCAGCCCCTGCAAAGAAAGGTAAGAATGTGGTTAGTATGTAATTAGGAATTTGTTATAACATTTGTTTGCGTTGTATTCATTTAAATTCACAGCATATTTTTTGTTACTTTCATTGTTTCTAGATGTTTATAATCTCTTCCAAATTTGACAAATCTAAATTCAGAGTTAGCAATTGAaaatgcactcactactgtaaatagttctggataagagtgtctgttaaatgacaacaattgtaaatgtaaaataaatattgAGGTGAACAGACAGCCATAACAAATTatttaatttaaatgtaaatATGTATTTTCTCTTTGCACACAAATGTTATTTTGCAATAATGTGTATTGTTTGATAAGCAGTATATTACATTTAAGAACATGTGTATTCTGTACAATAATTTAGTGTATAATATATATCAGATTATACAATAATCCAATGAAATAAGCATATATACTGCATCTATGTTTGTATCAATATTTGACATAGATGCTGCAGTTATTAAAGAAAAGGTGAAATCAGCCCCTGCAAAGAAAGGTAAAAATATTTTCAAATATGTGGTTAATATGTAATTTGATAGTGCTTGATAAAGGCTGAAAGTCACTATTTTACTGAAGCTGAATTTAGCAGTGAGAAGACCAAACCAGCTCTTGCAAAGAAATAAAGAAATGGCTCAATTCTTTAGATTAATTTTGTGTCTTCTCCAATGATTGTTTTAGAAGCTGACATTCACAAAGAAAACGCCAAAGCAGCTTCATCAAAGAAAGGTATGGTTAACTTTTTTCTTTAGACTTGAAACAAAAAACGCTAGTCTTACTCTAAATATATGTCTTCCACAGAGTGTGCTTCATTTCTCTCTCAACCAAATACTCAGTATGGGTTTGAATCAATTGCAGTTTGAACCTTTGCTGTATATGTTATCATTCTTGTTTGATTAGAGTCCAAGGAAACTAAGGAACAAGCCAAACCAGAGCCTTCAAAAGAAGGTACAGATAGGATATTTTTTTCTGGCTTG comes from Oncorhynchus keta strain PuntledgeMale-10-30-2019 unplaced genomic scaffold, Oket_V2 Un_contig_19064_pilon_pilon, whole genome shotgun sequence and encodes:
- the LOC127920341 gene encoding cylicin-1-like isoform X10 — protein: MFVSIFDIDAAVIKERVKSAPAKKEADIHKENAKAASSKKVSKETKEQAIPEPSKEDAEAKEKAKLTPEKKDAAVIKEKVKSAPAKKESKETKEQAKPEPSKEDSESPKEQTKAASSKKDAEAKEKEKLTPEKKGMK
- the LOC127920341 gene encoding translation initiation factor IF-2-like isoform X7, whose amino-acid sequence is MFVSIFDIDAAVIKERVKSAPAKKEADIHKENAKAASSKKDAEAKEKAKLTPEKKDAAVIKEKVKSAPAKKEADIHKENAKAASSKKESKETKEQAKPEPSKEDSESPKEQTKAASSKKDAEAKEKEKLTPEKKGMK
- the LOC127920341 gene encoding neurofilament heavy polypeptide-like isoform X1 translates to MFVSIFDIDAAVIKERVKSAPAKKEADIHKENAKAASSKKVSKETKEQAIPEPSKEDAEAKEKAKLTPEKKDAAVIKEKVKSAPAKKDAAVIKEKVKSAPAKKEADIHKENAKAASSKKESKETKEQAKPEPSKEDSESPKEQTKAASSKKDAEAKEKEKLTPEKKGMK
- the LOC127920341 gene encoding translation initiation factor IF-2-like isoform X3, whose product is MFVSIFDIDAAVIKERVKSAPAKKEADIHKENAKAASSKKVSKETKEQAIPEPSKEDAEAKEKAKLTPEKKDAAVIKEKVKSAPAKKEADIHKENAKAASSKKESKETKEQAKPEPSKEDSESPKEQTKAASSKKDAEAKEKEKLTPEKKGMK
- the LOC127920341 gene encoding translation initiation factor IF-2-like isoform X4, with the protein product MFVSIFDIDAAVIKERVKSAPAKKEADIHKENAKAASSKKDAEAKEKAKLTPEKKDAAVIKEKVKSAPAKKDAAVIKEKVKSAPAKKEADIHKENAKAASSKKESKETKEQAKPEPSKEDSESPKEQTKAASSKKDAEAKEKEKLTPEKKGMK
- the LOC127920341 gene encoding neurofilament heavy polypeptide-like isoform X8 translates to MFVSIFDIDAAVIKERVKSAPAKKEADIHKENAKAASSKKVSKETKEQAIPEPSKEDAEAKEKAKLTPEKKDAAVIKEKVKSAPAKKEADIHKENAKAASSKKESKETKEQAKPEPSKEDAEAKEKEKLTPEKKGMK
- the LOC127920341 gene encoding neurofilament heavy polypeptide-like isoform X6, producing the protein MFVSIFDIDAAVIKERVKSAPAKKEADIHKENAKAASSKKVSKETKEQAIPEPSKEDAEAKEKAKLTPEKKDAAVIKEKVKSAPAKKDAAVIKEKVKSAPAKKEADIHKENAKAASSKKESKETKEQAKPEPSKEDAEAKEKEKLTPEKKGMK